DNA sequence from the Halorussus limi genome:
CGATGCGGAGCGTCGCGTCGTCGGTCGCGAGGTCGGTGACGTAGACGCCGTGGCTCATCAGTCGCTGTTCGAGTCGCTCGCGCAGGTCCGAGTCGTCCATACGGGGTGGTAGGCGCGAAGCGGGAAAACGTCTCGCTACCAGAAGCCGTGGGAGTCCCGCGGTGCCACGCAGGAGCAGGTCACGGTCGGGTCGAGTACGTCGTCGACCGGGAGTGATTCGCCGCATTCCGTACAGACGATGGTCGTGCCCTCGCTGCGCCGGTACCGGCGCAGTGCGTGGGCACCGATGACGGCTCCGGCGGCGAGGCCGACCGCCCCCGCCAGCGCCTTGTCTACGAACGCAGTTTCGCGTGCCATGCGCTCCCGAGGTTGGCCCACAACCTTAAACCCATTGACGCCGGACGACCAACGGAATCCTTTCGTGTCAGTATGATTAGCGGATTTTGACACCGTCGGACCCGACGCGCTCTCCGGTCTGACCCCGAGCGCGCTCTCGAGCGATGGACACCACTTATAAAAGTCCGGTCGATACAGTTACGTACATGGTAGGGTTCCTGAACTTCGTCATCGGGTTCGTCGTGAGCCTCCTCATCGGAGCGTTCGGCATCTACGTCGGCGCGCGCGTCATCGCCGACCGAAACGACTACGAGTACGCCGTCCTGACCGCGCTAGTCGGCGCGTTCGTCTGGTGGCTCATCACGGGGCTGTTCGGCATAATTCCGTTCGCCGGAGAGTTCATCGGCGCGGTCCTCGGTCTCGTCGCGTGGGTGTACGTCATCAACGCGCGGTATCCCGGCGGTTGGGGCAGCGCCATCGGTATCGGCGTAGTCGCGTGGCTCGCGGTCTGGGTCGTTCTCGTCGTCCTCGAAAGCCTCGAAATCATCGCGTCCGGCGCGCTCGGCGTCCCTTGGCTCTGAGCGCCCCGGCCGATTACCGCTCGTACCCTAGTTCTTCGCCGACCAAATCTGCGGCGTTGCGTATCGCACCCACCGACGAGAGGTAGCCGGCGCCGACGGTGGTCTTGAGCGCCTTCGCGGCCCGGCCCGTGAGGACGGTCGGCCCGACTTGAGCCACCGCGCCGTCGCCGACCGAGACCAGCCACCCCGGCGAGTCGAACGCGAACGGGTCGAGTCGCGGTTCGAACATGTCGTCGCCCTCCCGGTCGTACTCCACGAGTTTGGCGACGTTCTCGGCCACGGAGCGGGCCTCCCGGACCGCGGCCTGCGCGCTCGCCGGGACCGGTTCGCCGTCGGCGTCCACCACGCGGGCGGCGTCGCCCACGACGAAGGTGCCGTCGCCGAGTCGCAGGGTGTTCTTCACCGCGGGGCGCTCGCCGTCGAGCGCGTCGGGACCGCGGATGCCTCCGGTCCAGACGAACTGGTCGTAGTCGAGTCGCTCGCCGGTTTCGAGTTCGATGGAGTCGTCGTCCGCGGAAGCGACCCCGGTTCCGGTCCGAATCTCCACGTCGCGGGCTTCGAGTTGGTCGCGGACCGCGGCCCGGAAGTTCTCGGGGAACGCGGGCGCGACTTCGTCCAACTGTTCGAGCAGGGTGATGGTGACCGACTCGCTGGCGTCCTCCTCCCGGGCGAACGCCGCGAGTTCGCCCGCCACCTGCACGCCCGACAGGCCCGCGCCGCCGACGACGACGCGGGCGGGGTCGTCCGGACGACCGGCCGACAGCGCGTCGAGGAACTCCTCGCGAATCCGCTCGGCATCGTCCAGCGTCTTGAGCGGCGCGGCGTGGTCCTCGACGCCCGGCAGGTCGTAGAAGGCGGTCTCGGCCCCGAGACAGACCCCGGCGTAGTCGTAGTCGATTCGCTCGCCCGACGCTAGCGTGACGACGCCCGCGTCCGGGTCCACGTCGACGACCTCGGCCCGTCTGACCCCGGCGCGGTCCAGCACTTCGTCCAACTCGACCACGATGTCGTCGGCCAGCGAGGGGCGGCGAATCACGCGGTGGACCTCGTGTTGGACGAGGTGGCGGCCGGTCCGCTCGACCACCAGAATCTCCACGTCGTCGGGGACGGTGCGCTCCAGTTTTCGGGCGAGGGTCAGTCCGGCGTAGCCCGCGCCGAGGACAGCGATTCGCATTCGTCGGGGGTACGGAGCGTGCGGGTATAGAAGTGAGGGAGGCCGACGTGGGACGGACGAGCGACGGAAA
Encoded proteins:
- a CDS encoding NAD(P)/FAD-dependent oxidoreductase, with amino-acid sequence MRIAVLGAGYAGLTLARKLERTVPDDVEILVVERTGRHLVQHEVHRVIRRPSLADDIVVELDEVLDRAGVRRAEVVDVDPDAGVVTLASGERIDYDYAGVCLGAETAFYDLPGVEDHAAPLKTLDDAERIREEFLDALSAGRPDDPARVVVGGAGLSGVQVAGELAAFAREEDASESVTITLLEQLDEVAPAFPENFRAAVRDQLEARDVEIRTGTGVASADDDSIELETGERLDYDQFVWTGGIRGPDALDGERPAVKNTLRLGDGTFVVGDAARVVDADGEPVPASAQAAVREARSVAENVAKLVEYDREGDDMFEPRLDPFAFDSPGWLVSVGDGAVAQVGPTVLTGRAAKALKTTVGAGYLSSVGAIRNAADLVGEELGYER